A section of the Jannaschia sp. S6380 genome encodes:
- a CDS encoding aminotransferase class V-fold PLP-dependent enzyme, with amino-acid sequence MAERVYLDWNATAPLRPEARTAMIAAMDVAGNPSSVHLEGRAAKGLVERARAQVAAAFGASASDVVFVSGATEAAALAMAGRDLASAPIEHEAVAAWGDGTLVVGGDGRVAVRDPSRTALQLANSETGVLQELPDGLAVSDMTQAFGKMSCAFDWSGVEMALISAHKLGGPKGIGALVLRRGVEVTARIRGGGQEMGRRSGTENIAGIAGFGAAAEAAAGDVERDAWKRVAELRTFLETSLEGADNPTILVGKESRRLPNTSCLVTPGWKGETQVMALDLAGFAVSAGSACSSGKVRESAVLRAMGFGPGEADCAIRVSLGPDTTEEQVARFVHAFRRLRDRRRT; translated from the coding sequence ATGGCCGAGCGGGTCTATCTCGACTGGAACGCGACGGCGCCGCTGCGCCCGGAGGCGCGCACGGCGATGATCGCCGCGATGGACGTGGCGGGCAATCCCTCGTCGGTGCATCTGGAAGGGCGCGCGGCGAAGGGATTGGTAGAGCGGGCGCGGGCGCAGGTGGCGGCGGCGTTCGGTGCATCTGCTTCGGACGTGGTTTTCGTGTCGGGCGCCACGGAGGCGGCGGCGCTGGCGATGGCGGGGCGCGACCTGGCCTCGGCCCCGATCGAGCACGAAGCGGTCGCGGCCTGGGGTGATGGCACCTTGGTGGTGGGGGGCGACGGTCGGGTGGCGGTGCGGGACCCTTCGCGCACGGCCCTGCAGCTGGCCAATTCCGAGACGGGCGTGCTGCAGGAGCTTCCCGATGGCCTGGCCGTCAGCGACATGACCCAGGCTTTCGGAAAGATGTCCTGTGCCTTCGACTGGTCGGGGGTCGAGATGGCCCTGATCTCGGCGCACAAGCTGGGCGGGCCGAAAGGGATCGGCGCGCTGGTCCTGCGTCGCGGCGTCGAGGTTACCGCACGTATCCGGGGCGGGGGGCAGGAGATGGGGCGTCGATCGGGGACCGAGAACATCGCCGGCATCGCGGGTTTCGGCGCGGCGGCGGAGGCTGCGGCAGGGGATGTGGAACGGGACGCATGGAAGAGGGTTGCCGAACTTAGAACTTTTCTAGAAACAAGTCTTGAGGGCGCGGACAATCCGACTATTTTAGTCGGAAAGGAATCGCGGCGCCTGCCGAACACGTCCTGCCTGGTCACGCCGGGATGGAAGGGCGAGACGCAGGTCATGGCGCTGGATCTGGCCGGTTTCGCGGTCAGCGCGGGGTCGGCCTGCTCCAGCGGGAAGGTGCGGGAAAGCGCCGTCCTGCGGGCCATGGGATTTGGGCCGGGCGAGGCGGATTGCGCGATCCGCGTGAGCCTCGGACCCGACACGACGGAGGAACAGGTGGCCCGGTTCGTACACGCGTTCCGCAGGCTGCGAGACAGGAGACGGACATGA
- the sufB gene encoding Fe-S cluster assembly protein SufB — translation MTALDEINVKEGVDAETVERVKALSGTYKHGWNTEIEMEYAPKGLSEDIVRLISAKNEEPQWMTDWRLEAYRRWVSMKEPKWAMVQYPEIDFQDQYYYARPASMTEKPKSLDEVDPKLLETYNKLGIPLKEQAILAGVEPSPDDRRVAVDAVFDSVSVGTTFKAELAKAGVIFCSISEAIKDHPELVKKYLGSVVPQSDNYYATLNSAVFSDGSFVYIPKGTRCPMELSTYFRINAENTGQFERTLIIAEEGSYVSYLEGCTAPQRDVAQLHAAVVEIVVLDDAEVKYSTVQNWYPGDEQGRGGIYNFVTKRADCRGARSKVMWTQVETGSAVTWKYPSCILRGDDSQGEFYSIAIANNFQQADTGTKMVHLGKNTKSRIVSKGISAGKAQNTYRGLVSMHPRAKNSRNYTQCDSLLIGSECGAHTVPYIEVKNNSSRVEHEATTSKVDDDQLFYCRTRGMDEEEAVALVVNGFCKEVLQALPMEFAMEAQQLVAISLEGSVG, via the coding sequence ATGACCGCACTCGACGAGATCAACGTGAAGGAAGGCGTCGACGCCGAGACCGTCGAACGGGTCAAGGCGCTGTCGGGCACCTACAAGCACGGCTGGAACACCGAGATCGAGATGGAATACGCCCCCAAGGGGCTGTCCGAGGATATCGTGCGCCTGATCTCGGCCAAGAACGAGGAGCCGCAATGGATGACCGACTGGCGCCTGGAGGCCTATCGCCGCTGGGTTTCCATGAAGGAGCCCAAATGGGCGATGGTCCAGTATCCCGAAATCGACTTCCAGGATCAGTACTATTATGCCCGTCCGGCCTCGATGACCGAAAAGCCGAAATCGCTGGACGAGGTCGATCCGAAGCTGCTGGAGACGTACAACAAGCTGGGCATTCCGCTGAAGGAGCAGGCCATCCTGGCCGGGGTGGAACCGTCGCCGGATGATCGCCGCGTGGCCGTCGATGCCGTCTTCGATTCCGTCAGCGTGGGCACCACCTTCAAGGCGGAACTGGCCAAGGCCGGCGTGATCTTCTGCTCCATCTCCGAGGCGATCAAGGATCACCCCGAACTGGTGAAGAAGTATCTGGGCTCGGTCGTGCCGCAGTCGGACAACTACTATGCGACGCTCAACTCGGCGGTCTTTTCAGACGGGTCCTTCGTCTACATCCCCAAGGGCACGCGCTGTCCGATGGAACTGTCGACCTATTTCCGCATCAACGCCGAGAACACCGGCCAGTTCGAACGCACGCTGATCATCGCCGAGGAAGGCTCCTACGTCTCCTACCTGGAGGGTTGCACTGCGCCGCAGCGCGATGTGGCGCAGCTTCACGCGGCGGTGGTTGAGATCGTGGTGCTGGACGATGCCGAGGTGAAGTACTCGACCGTCCAGAACTGGTATCCAGGCGACGAGCAGGGTCGTGGCGGCATCTACAATTTCGTCACCAAGCGGGCGGATTGCCGGGGTGCGCGGTCCAAGGTGATGTGGACGCAGGTCGAGACCGGCAGCGCGGTGACGTGGAAATACCCGTCCTGCATCCTGCGGGGCGACGACAGCCAGGGCGAGTTCTATTCGATCGCGATCGCCAACAACTTCCAGCAGGCCGACACGGGCACCAAGATGGTGCATCTGGGGAAGAATACGAAGTCGCGGATCGTGTCGAAGGGCATCAGCGCGGGCAAGGCCCAGAACACTTATCGCGGGCTGGTCTCGATGCACCCGCGGGCGAAGAACTCGCGCAACTACACGCAGTGCGACTCGCTTCTGATCGGGTCGGAATGCGGGGCGCACACGGTTCCCTACATCGAGGTGAAGAACAACTCCTCGCGCGTCGAGCACGAGGCGACGACATCCAAGGTGGATGACGACCAACTATTCTACTGCCGCACCCGCGGCATGGACGAGGAAGAGGCGGTGGCCCTGGTGGTCAACGGCTTCTGCAAGGAGGTGCTGCAGGCCCTGCCGATGGAGTTCGCCATGGAGGCGCAGCAGTTGGTCGCGATCTCGCTGGAAGGGTCGGTGGGGTGA
- the sufC gene encoding Fe-S cluster assembly ATPase SufC, translating into MLEIKNLHAKLPDEGKAILKGVDLTVEAGKVHAIMGPNGSGKSTLSYVLSGRDGYEVTEGSAALEGQDILEMEPEERAAAGLFLAFQYPVEIPGVGNMTFLRTAVNAQRKARGEEELSAGEFLKVIRAKAADLKIDAEMLKRPVNVGFSGGEKKRNEILQMAMLEPKMCILDETDSGLDVDAMKLVADGVNALRGEGRGFLVITHYQRLLDHIRPDVVHIMADGRIVKSGGPDLAMEVETNGYAGIVEGAA; encoded by the coding sequence ATGCTTGAGATCAAGAACCTGCATGCGAAGCTGCCCGACGAGGGGAAGGCGATCCTGAAGGGCGTCGACCTGACCGTCGAGGCGGGCAAGGTGCACGCCATCATGGGGCCGAACGGGTCGGGGAAATCGACCCTGTCCTACGTGCTGTCCGGCCGTGACGGATACGAAGTCACCGAAGGGTCGGCCGCGCTGGAGGGCCAAGACATTTTGGAGATGGAGCCCGAGGAGCGCGCCGCCGCGGGTTTGTTCCTGGCGTTCCAGTATCCCGTCGAGATCCCGGGCGTCGGCAACATGACATTCCTGCGTACCGCCGTGAACGCGCAGCGCAAGGCGCGCGGCGAGGAGGAGCTGTCGGCGGGCGAGTTCCTCAAGGTGATCCGCGCCAAGGCGGCGGATCTGAAGATCGACGCCGAGATGCTGAAGCGGCCCGTCAACGTGGGCTTCTCGGGCGGCGAGAAGAAGCGCAACGAGATCCTGCAGATGGCCATGCTGGAACCGAAGATGTGCATCCTGGACGAGACCGACTCCGGCCTCGACGTCGATGCGATGAAGTTGGTTGCCGACGGCGTGAACGCGCTGCGCGGCGAAGGGCGCGGCTTCCTGGTCATCACGCATTATCAGCGACTTCTGGATCATATCCGACCGGATGTCGTGCACATCATGGCCGATGGTCGCATCGTGAAGTCCGGCGGGCCCGATCTGGCGATGGAAGTCGAGACGAACGGCTATGCCGGCATCGTCGAGGGGGCGGCCTGA